In the Profundibacter amoris genome, GGTTTCCCCTTTTGCGAACAGTTTATATAACATGTTAAATAAGTAAACGGATGAATCCATGCATCTTGCAATTTTAATGGCCAATACCGACGAAAGCGCCTTTGCCGACCGCCATCCCAAAGATGGTGACAAGTGGCGCGCGCTGTTGTCCCCAATTTGTCCGGATTGCAAGTTCAGCGTCTATTCCGTGAAGGACGGTGAATTCCCCGACAGACCGCTAACAAATTTTGACGGCTTGATCGTGACGGGTAGTCCAGCGTCGGTTCTGGACGGGGCACCGTGGCTGGAACAATTGGCCCAAACCATCCGACAGGCCGAAGCGGACAAGGTGCCAATGTTCGGCGCGTGCTTTGGCCATCAGGCAATCGCGCTGGCATTGGGCGGATCGGTTGGCAAGAACGCGGATGACTGGGTTTTCGGCGTGACCGAAACCGAGGTTCACAGCCCCGCGCCGTGGCTGGACGCAGGCAAAGGCCCGATCCTGCTGAATGCCGCGCACGAGGAACAAGTAACCAAAGCTCCGCCAAATGCCCGCGTGATCATGGGAAATCAAGACTGCCCGAATGGCGGATTTGTCATAGGGAACCATGTGTTCACCACCCAGTATCACCCCGAAATCACCCCGCATTTCATGGCGGCCCTGATTGATGAACTGACCGATATCAAACCACCCGAGGTGATTGAAAACGCCCGCAACAGCCTGACACTTCAGCCTGAAAACGACAGGTTTTCCCGCTGGATCATGCAGTTTTTCTCTGGAAGCAGAAAACCGTCATAACAGGTTCTTCTCGCGGTCTATTGGCGTGCAACT is a window encoding:
- a CDS encoding type 1 glutamine amidotransferase, with the translated sequence MHLAILMANTDESAFADRHPKDGDKWRALLSPICPDCKFSVYSVKDGEFPDRPLTNFDGLIVTGSPASVLDGAPWLEQLAQTIRQAEADKVPMFGACFGHQAIALALGGSVGKNADDWVFGVTETEVHSPAPWLDAGKGPILLNAAHEEQVTKAPPNARVIMGNQDCPNGGFVIGNHVFTTQYHPEITPHFMAALIDELTDIKPPEVIENARNSLTLQPENDRFSRWIMQFFSGSRKPS